From Camelus ferus isolate YT-003-E chromosome 15, BCGSAC_Cfer_1.0, whole genome shotgun sequence, the proteins below share one genomic window:
- the GTF3C2 gene encoding general transcription factor 3C polypeptide 2: protein MDTCGVGCVALGEAGPVGNMTVVDSPRQEVLNQLDVKASSETTSVEASIEMSLPTPLPGFEDSLDERRLPLEQQSLSRLEQQDLSSEMSKVPKPRASKPGRKRGGRTRKGPTRPQQPNPPSSPLVPGLLDQSNPLSNPMTKKRGRKSKADVLLLKLSKDLDQPESPPPKRPPEDFETPPGERPRRRAAQVALLYLQELAEELSTALPAPVSCPESPKVGSPTKPKKSRQQAVCQGREVEEDTTRDEDFVLQVEAEDGEESEAPSESSSDPEPAVPRSTARGSTSGKQKPHCRGVAPNGLPNHIMAPVWKCLHLTKNLRDQKYSYWEFAEWIPLAWKWHLLSELEAAPYLPQEEKSPLFSVQREGLPEDGTLYRINRFSSITAHPERWDVSFFTGGPLWALDWCPVPEGAAASQYVALFSSPDMNETHPLSQLHSGPGLLQLWGLGTLQQESCPGNRAHFVYGIACDHGCIWDLKFCPSGAWELPGTPRKAPLLPRLGLLALACSDGKVLLFSLPHPEALLAQQPPDAMKPAIYKVQCVATLQVGSMQASDPSECGQCLSLAWMPTRPHHHLAAGYYNGMVVFWNLPTNSPLQRIRLSDGSLKLYPFQCFLAHDQAVRTLQWCKANSHFLVSAGSDRKIKFWDLRRPYEPINSIKRFLSTELAWLLPYNGVTVAQDNCYASYGLCGIHYIDAGYLGFKAYFTAPRKGTVWSLSGSDWLGTIAAGDISGELIAAILPDMALNPINVKRPIERRFPIYKADLMPYQDSPEGQDHSSASSGAPNPPKARTYAETVNHHYLLFQDTDLGSFHDLLHREPMLRMQEGEGHSQLCLDRLQLEAIHKVRFSPNLDSYGWLVSGGQSGLVRIHFVRGLTSPLGHRMQLESRAHFNAMFQPASPTRGPGFSPTSHRLLPSP, encoded by the exons ATGGATACCTGCGGGGTCGGCTGTGTTGCCCTGGGGGAGGCCGGCCCCGTGGGGAACATGACTGTGGTAGACTCTCCCAGACAAGAGGTGCTAAACCAGCTTGATGTCAAGGCCTCTTCAGAAACAACCAGTGTGGAGGCTTCCATAGAGATGTCATTACCTACCCCTTTGCCTGGATTTGAAGATTCTCTTGATGAGAGGAGGCTCCCTCTGGAGCAGCAAAGCCTCTCCAGACTGGAACAGCAAG ATCTTTCTTCAGAGATGTCAAAGGTCCCAAAGCCTAGGGCCTCAAAGCCTGGCCGGAAGAGAGGTGGTAGGACACGGAAAGGCCCCACAAGGCCCCAGCAGCCTAATCCTCCATCATCCCCTCTGGTTCCTGGTCTCTTAGACCAATCCAACCCTCTATCCAACCCCATGACTAAGAAACGAGGTCGAAAGTCCAAGGCAGATGTGCTACTGCTGAAGTTGTCAAAAGACCTAGATCAGCCAGAGTCTCCACCTCCAAAGAGGCCCCCTGAGGACTTTGAGACTCCTCCTGGGGAACGACCCCGCCGAAGGGCTGCCCAAGT GGCACTTCTGTATCTTCAGGAACTGGCTGAAGAGCTCTCAACAGCCCTGCCTGCTCCAGTGTCCTGTCCTGAGAGCCCCAAGGTGGGCAGCCCCACCAAACCGAAGAAAAGCCGGCAGCAGGCAGTCTGTCAAGGTAGGGAAGTAGAGGAGGACACCACTCGGGATGAAGACTTCGTTCTCCAGGTTGAGGctgaagatggagaagaaagtGAGGCCCCAAGTGAGAGCTCATCTGACCCTGAGCCTGCAGTTCCCCGAAGCACCGCACGAGGATCCACTTCAGGG AAGCAGAAGCCACACTGCCGGGGAGTGGCTCCCAATGGCTTACCAAATCACATCATGGCTCCTGTTTGGAAGTGCCTCCATCTCACCAAGAACCT CCGAGACCAGAAGTATTCATACTGGGAGTTTGCAGAATGGATTCCTTTAGCCTGGAAGTGGCACTTGTTATCTGAACT TGAGGCAGCTCCCTACCTGCCCCAGGAGGAGAAGTCTCCACTGTTTTCTGTACAACGTGAAGGACTTCCTGAAGATGGAACACTCTACCGAATAAACAG ATTTAGCTCTATCACAGCACACCCAGAGCGGTGGGATGTGTCCTTCTTCACGGGGGGACCGCTCTGGGCTCTGGACTGGTGCCCAGTGCCAGAAGGGGCAGCAGCCTCGCAGTATGTGGCCCTTTTCTCCAGCCCTGACATGAATGAGACACACCCACTGAGCCAGCTTCATTCGGGCCCTGGGCTGCTCCAGCTCTGGGGCCTTGGGACCTTGCAGCAAGAAAGCTg TCCTGGCAACAGAGCCCACTTTGTCTATGGGATTGCTTGCGACCATGGCTGCATCTGGGACCTCAAGTTCTGCCCCAGTGGAGCATGGGAGCTTCCAGGCACCCCTCGGAAG gcccctctcctgccccgcTTGGGTCTCCTGGCTCTTGCCTGCTCAGATGGGAAGGTGCTGTTGTTCAGTCTGCCCCATCCTGAGGCCTTGCTGGCTCAGCAGCCCCCAG ATGCAATGAAGCCTGCCATTTATAAG GTCCAATGTGTGGCAACCCTGCAGGTGGGGTCTATGCAAGCTTCGGACCCCTCTGAGTGTGGTCAGTGCCTTAGCCTGGCCTGGATGCCTACCCGGCCCCACCACCACCTGGCTGCTGGATACTATAatg GCATGGTAGTTTTCTGGAACCTTCCCACAAACTCGCCTCTGCAGCGGATACGGCTCTCTGACGGCTCCTTGAAGCTCTACCCCTTCCAGTGTTTCCTAGCCCATGACCAGGCTGTGCGCACCCTTCAGTGGTGCAAAGCTAACAG TCATTTCCTAGTCTCTGCAGGAAGCGACCGGAAAATCAAATTCTGGGACCTTCGACGACCTTATGAACCAATAAACTCTATCAAGCGCTTCTTGAGTACAGAGCTGGCCTGGCTGCTCCCCTACAATGGTGTCACTGTGGCTCAGGACAACTGCTATGCCTC ttatgGACTCTGTGGAATTCATTATATTGATGCTGGTTACCTTGGTTTCAAGGCCTACTTCACTGCTCCTCGAAAAGGCACTGTCTGG AGTCTTTCAGGATCCGACTGGCTTGGGACAATAGCCGCAGGAGATATATCTGGGGAGCTCATTGCAGCTATATTGCCTGATATGGCACTGAACCCAATAAACGTCAAGCGACCGATAGAGCGGAGATTT cctatatataaagcagatctGATGCCATATCAGGACAGTCCTGAAGGTCAAGACCACTCTTCTGCTTCATCTGGGGCCCCCAACCCTCCCAAGGCTCGAACTTATGCTGAAACTGTCAACCATCACTACTTGCTCTTTCAAGACACAGATTTG GGTTCATTCCATGATCTGCTCCACAGAGAACCAATGCTGCGcatgcaggagggagaggggcactCGCAGCTCTGCCTGGACAGGCTGCAGCTGGAAGCTATTCATAAG GTACGTTTCAGCCCAAACCTGGATTCCTATGGATGGCTGGTCTCTGGGGGGCAGTCAGGGCTGGTTCGGATTCATTTTGTCCGTGGACTCACTTCTCCACTGGGCCACCGTATGCAGCTTGAAAGCCGTGCCCACTTCAATGCTATGTTTCAGCCAGCCTCCCCTACTAGAGGGCCTGGCTTTTCTCCAACCAGCCATCGCCTTCTGCCCAGTCCCTAG